The DNA window AACCATCCTGGCGGGCGCCCGGGAGCGGCGACAACCATCCCGGCGGGCGCCCGGATGCGGCGACAACCATCCTTCTGGCGGGCGCCGGGAGCGGCGACAACCATCTCAGTGGGCGCCCGGGGGTGGCGACAACCATGCCGGCTCCGGGTGGAGTCCGAGTGGGAATGGGTCGTAGCTGATAACCGTTGTCGGGAACGGAGGCTCCCGGAACCGCGGGAGCGGAGAGGAACGGCCGCGATGAAGGTGCGGAACTCGCTTCGGTCGCTGAAGCAGAAGGACGGCTCGATCGTGGTGCGCCGCCACGGGCGGGTCCTGGTCGTCAACAAGCGGAACCCCCGGCTGAAGGCCCGGCAGGGCTGATTCAGCGGCAACGCGTAGGGTCCGGCTGCAACGCGTAGGGCCCCGGTCACGCACCGGGGCCCTTTCCATGCCCGGGCCGGTGGGCGGCCGGAGTCGTCGGACCGGGCAGTTAGAGTGACCGGACTGTGGACCCCGATGAGCTGACGCTGGAGAGCGCCGCGCACGACGACGCGATCGTCGCGGTCTACCGGCAGATGTTCGCAGTCCTCGGCAGCTCGGCGCAGTCGGTCGTCTCCGATCCGGTGCTCGTCGACCTGGCCGACGCGCTGTTCACCGCGTTCTCCGCGGCCGGTAGCGAGGGCCTCACGATGGAGCAGATGCGGCACGCCTGCCGCGGATTCCCGGAGCCGGTGTTCCAAGCCCGGGTGCGGGTGCTGCGCGAACTCGGTGCCGTCCAGAAGGCCTTCGACCGCCCGCACCAGGACGTGTACCGGGCCTCGTTCACCAGCTACGTGTCGCTGCTGTTCATCCGCCGGATGCTCACCCGCGGTGGCCAGCTCGAACTTCACCGGCTGTTGACGCTGGAGCGGCTGAACCTCGACGATCCGACGGCCACCGACGAGGACGCCCGGGGGAGCGCCGCTCGGCTCACCCGCGCGTTCCGGCTGATCGTCACCGAGCTGTTCATGCTGACCTCGGGCGGCACGATCGACGTGCTGCGTGAGAAGGCGCCGCTGCTGTGGAACGCCGACACGCTGATCGGCGAGGCCACCGCGGTGCACGACACGATGCTCGCGCGGTGGCCCGACCTGACCCGGCCCAGCACCGAGCTACGGGCGGCGATCGCGGCGTACCGGGACGTGTCGACCGCCGCCGCCGGCCGGCTGACCCAGGCGGTCGGGGCGACGCGCGCGCTCGACCTGCTGCCCGCCGAGGCGTGGCGGACGTTCACCCGCCGGTCGTCGGTCGGAGCGCTCGCCGCGCCGCTGGCCGGGCTGGTATTCGACGCTCCCCGGGCCTGGCTGTCGGCGGGCGACCTCAGCGAGGCGGTGGCACAGGCCGAGCGTCCGACACCGCAACGGCTGCGCCCGCCGCGGCCCGACGCCGACGAGACGGCCGGCGGGCCCGAAGCGCGCGCGGTCGACGACGCGGAGGCCGCCGATCTGGCCGCCAGGGCGGAGGCCGCACTCGCCGGACGCGACGCGGTCGAGGTCGCCGAGCTGGTGGGCGGGTCGGGCGACTGGGCGACCGCGCGGCGCCTGCTCGCCGACCTCACCGCGGCGGCCCAGCACCCGTCGCTGCCGTACGCATTGACCTGGGGGGACGGTCTGCTGGTGGATGCCGAGGGAGTGCCGTCCTGGCGGGGGAACGGTCGGTTCAGCCGGGGCCTGGTCGCCGGATGAGCGAAGCTTTCCCAGCGGTGGCGCGCGGCGCTGCCGCTACGAACACGCGCGGCCCCGCCGCCACGGACACCCGCGGCGTTGCCGCAGCGGACACGCGCACGGCACCGCTCGACGAGGCCGCGCTGTGGGCGGCGCGCGCGCGGGCCGAGGGGCCCCTGATGATGCCGCCCGGTGCCGCGGCTCCGGAGGGGTTCCGCCGGTTGGTGGAACCGGGCGCGACCGGCGCGTGGTGGGTGCAGACCGGTCCGGACGACGTGACACCGGCCGCGCTGCGTGATCTCCGGCTGGGTCTGCCCACCCTGGACCACCGCAACGAGGCGAGCCGGGTCCTCGCGGTGTGCCTGCGGTGCTGCTGGGTGGACCTGGCGGCCGAGCCCTGGCCGGGGCGGCCGACGACGGTCGCGGCCGTGCTCGCGGTGCTGGCCGAGCTGCTGCCGACGCGCAGTCCGGCGATCCACCACCGTTTCGCCGTCGAGGCGTTCCGCCAGCTCACCGACGCCGGGTGGCTGCGCTGGGCGGAGCGGGCCGGGACGATCCGCGTCGGCCCGCGGGTGGCGGCGTGGCCGGCCGCGGAGATCGAGGCGCTCCGGGAACTCTGCCGCACGATGCCGCCCCCGCCTGCCGAGCCCGCGCCGGCCGGTGACACCGAGCCCGCGCTGCCCGGAAACAGCGAGCCCGACGCCGCCGCGCCGGCGGTGGCGCGCGGTGTGGCGTCCACCGAAGAGACAGCACCCGACGCGGACGGGAACCCGGGAGCAGCGGGGGAGAACCGATGACGCACCCGGCGGACGATCTGCTCGGCGGGTTGTCGGAACGCCAGCGGGACGAGGTCGTCGCGGCCTGGGCCGCGGTCGAGTACGGCCGCGAACCGGTCGACGAGGTGGGGTTCGCGGCGCTACGGGACCCCGCGCTGCGCGAGACGCTCCGGGCCGTGCTGCACCGCACCGGCCGTGACCTGGTCCGGGTCGCCGGTCGTCAGTGGACGAGCGGGTTCGCCGACGCCGCCCGCGAAGAACTCGTCGCGCGGGGCTGGGGTGCGCTGCCGGAGTACGACCGGGCGGTGCTCACCACGATCCTCGTGCACTCGGTGGCGATCCCCCGCTCCGAGGGTCGGCTCACCGACGACAGCTGGGCGTCCGCCGTGCCGACCACCGTCGCGGAGCTGCGCAGCCACACCCAGCTGGCCCGCGGCAAGCTCAACGAGGCCCTGCAGCGGCTGCGCACCGCGGACCTGGTCCGCTCGGT is part of the Cryptosporangium minutisporangium genome and encodes:
- a CDS encoding ribosomal protein bL36 — its product is MKVRNSLRSLKQKDGSIVVRRHGRVLVVNKRNPRLKARQG